The following DNA comes from Corynebacterium lizhenjunii.
CTCCTTTGTGCGGGCAGGCTGAAAAGTTGTGAATCTCGGGCCGAGGTCCGGCAGCATTGGTCATCGGCTCTACTAACACGCAAGCCGTGACCAATGCTGTTCAAAAGAATGACTTCATGGGCTAGTTTTTCTGCTGACTTGCCACTTTTGTGAAAGCCACAATGCTCGTCAAGTAGCACACTCCCACCATTGCCCATAGCGCTCCCACCATTGCCCATAGCGCTAAAGTAATCCAGCCGGCGGTAATGACTTGACTGAGCATTAGAAGTGCTGGGGTAAGAAGCAGGCAAGCCATTCCTAGTGAACGAGCAGTCATGATATTACCTCCAGTTCCTTCCGATGCAGGACCCGATATTTCCCCCAAAACTCCTTGTGCTTGGGGCGTATTTCTAAACGCCACTTGGGGGAAGGGTTCAGTCACTAGTCCGAATAATATCGTGTGATGCCAATCATGTCAATGTGTGATTTCTAACAACTTCTGGGATTTTGCAACGGGAGGTCCGTCCGGAGGTCACTGCGGTGGTTGGGCGGACGAGCTGCAGCTGTAAGCTCGGTAGCTGAAATAAGGAGGCATCATGGTATCCCGTCGCGCGGTCATTGTGGGGTCTGGCCCTAATGGTCTTAGCGCTGCCGCAAGGTTGGCAGTAGAGGGCTGGGACGTCGAGGTCTACGAGGCATCGGCAAGCCTAGGTGGGGCGGCAAGCTCGACGGATGACATCTTTGCTGGCTGCACGGTGGACCGTGGTGCGGCCTGCCACCCTTTTGGGGTTGCCAGCCCGGCGTTTCGGGCGCTGGGGCTGGAGTGCTACGGCCTGGAGTGGGCGTGGGCGCCTTATCAGGTGGCGCACCCGCTGGAGGGTACCGAGGCTGCGCTGCTTTCGCGCTCTGTGGGGGCCACGGCGCAGCTGCTGGGCAAGGATGCTAGCGCCTGGTGTCGGTTGCACCGCCATGTGGCTGAGTCTGCCGATGCCCACCTGGCTAACCTGCTGGCCCCCGTCCTGCGGGTTCCGCAGCATCCTGCTGCATTACTGCGTTTTGCGCCTGCGGCGGTGCTGCCTGCCAGCACATTGGGGCAGTGGGCCTTTTCTTCGCCGCAAGCCCGGGCGCTGTTGGCGGGCAATGCGGTGCACTCCATTTCTTCGCCAGCGCGCCCGCTGACTGGGGCGTTTGGGGTGCTCTTTGGGGCGCTGGGGATGAGTTATGGCTGGCCGGTTGCCCGGGGTGGGACGCAGGCAATTAGTGATGCCTTGGTGCGGGTGATCCGGGCCCATGGCGGACGTATCCATACGGGGTGTCTGGTGGAGGATGTGCGCGAGCTACCTGGTGCCGATGCCCTGGTCCTCAACCTGACTCTACGGCAGATGCGCGCCCTCAAAGGCCTGGACATTCCGCAGGCTGCGACGCGGCGCCTGGGCCGGTGGCGCTATGGGACTGCCGCCTTCAAGGTCGATTTCCTGTTGAAAGAACCCGTGCCCTGGCGTGATGCGCGAGTGGGGCAGGCGGGCACGGTGCATGTTGGTGGCACCGTGGAAGAAATGGTGCATGCAGAGCGGGAAGCTGCGCGGGGAAGACTGCCGCGCCGGCCCTTCGTGATGGTGTCCCAGCAGTATGTTGCAGACCCCACGCGGGGGCGGGTGCTGTGGACGTATGCGCACGTGCCCCATGGATTTGTGGAGGCATATCAGGGGCAGGTGTGGGAGCTTATCATCGACCAGATTGAACGCTTTGCCCCGGGATTTAGGGACGTCATTGCGGACTGGCATGAGATGAGCCCGGCGCAGCTGGAAGCATGGAACCCTAATCTGGTGGGTGGGGACATTGCGGGTGGGGCGATGACGGGATTACAGGCTCTGCTGCGACCTGGGTTGGCACTGCGGCCGCACCGGCTGGGTAGGGGGATATATGTGGCATCGGCAAGCACAGCGCCAGGAGCAGGGGTACATGGCATGGCTGGGTGGTGGGCGGCGCAGGAGGTGCTGCGGGATGCGGGCGAACTCTAAGCGTTTGGGGCAGGCGCGCGGATGGGGTATGATTGCATGCCTGTGTGTCTGCCCGGGTTCGGGCGCGCTTCCTGCAGGTCCCCACCGGCCGCTGTAGGTCGAGCGTACAGGGGCACAGCGTTGGCCGGCAGCCTTTGAGAGACTTTCAAGGAGTCATCTTGTCTACTTTCCACCCGAAGAGCGGTGACATCACCCGTAAGTGGTACGTCATCGACGCTACCGATGTGGTGCTGGGCAAGCTTGCTTCCACCGTGGCAGACCTGCTGCGCGGCAAGCACAAGCCCCAGTTCGCACCCAACGTTGACTGCGGTGACCACGTTGTCATCATCAACGCTGAGAAGATCCACGTGTCCTCCAACAAGCGCGAGCGCGAAATGCGTTACCGCCACTCCGGCTACCCGGGTGGTCTGAAGTCCATGACCCTTGGTCAGTCCCTGGACGCAAACCCGGTTCGCGTTATTGAAGAGGCAGTCCGTGGCATGATGCCGCACAACAAGCTGTCCAACGCTTCCGTTCGCAAGCTGCATGTCTTTGCTGGCGAGGAGCACCCATACGCCGGTCAGAAGCCGGAGACCTTCGAGTTTAAGCAGGTGGCACAGTAATGACCGAGCAGAACATCGACAACAACGTAGCCGACGCTGCCGACCTCGCTGCAGCTGCTGCCGCTACTGAGGAGTTCACCAACACCATCGGTGACGCCATTGCTCCTGCCGCCTCCGAGGAAACCGAGGTTGCCGCCCCGGCCATCCACGAAGGTCCGATTCAGACCGTTGGTCGCCGTAAGCGCGCCATCGCCCGCGTGCGCATGGTTGCTGGCACCGGTGTCATCACCATCAACGGCCGCGAGTTCGACAACTACTTCCCGAACAAGCTCCACCAGCAGGACATCTTGCTGCCGCTGACCCTGCTTGAGCGTGAAGGCCAGTTCGACATCAAGGTCACCGTCTCCGGTGGCGGCCCCACCGGTCAGGCAGGTGCTTTGCGTCTGGCCATCGCCCGCGCACTCAACATTTACAACCCGGGTGACCGCGCTGCCCTGAAGAAGGCCGGCCTGCTTACCCGTGACGCCCGTGCCGTGGAGCGCAAGAAGGCTGGTCTGCACAAGGCACGCCGTGCCCCGCAGTACTCCAAGCGTTAATCTTCGCGCTGTACAGGTTTTACCGCCGCTTCTTCCCGTAAGGGGAGGGCGGCGGTTGCCCGTTTTCAGGTTGGGTTTCTGTGGGGTGTTTCTATTGCAACTGCACAGACCCTATTCGGTGTCTCTGCGCGTTAGTCCTCGTTACCCCACTGGTCCCATGGGGGACAATGCGGACTGCTCCGTGGCACATTTGTGCGCTTTAGTACCCCGCCTCCTATACAGCGAAGTCGTTATCGCGCAGAAAACGCGTCACGGTCGGCCGGGCAATTGCTGCCCAGGAGCAGGGAGCCTGGAACGCTGGTTTCACTTGCTTACGAAAAAGTTGTCACTCCTGTCCAGGGCGGTGCGTATGATGGTTAAGCATGACTAGACTCTTTGGAACCGACGGCGTGCGTGGACTGGCAAATAAGAAACTAACTCCAATCTTGGCTTTGAAGCTGGGCCAGGCTGCGGCGGAGGTACTAACCGCGCATCGGGAGTCTTTTGAGCGGCGGCCCTTGGCCATCATTGGCCGGGACCCGCGTGTTTCTGGGGAGATGCTTGATGCCGCCATCGCTTCCGGTTTGGCTTCGCGTGGGGTGGACGTGCTGCGCGTAGGGGTGCTGCCCACCCCGGCGATTGCTTTCCTAACGGATGATTATGGTGCGGAGTTGGGCGTGATGATTTCCGCCTCGCATAACCCCATGCCGGACAATGGCATCAAGTTCTTCTCCTCGGGCGGCAAGAAGCTGCCGGATAGTGTGGAGGATGAGATTCAAAAAGCCATGGAGCACCTGGCAGAAGATGGTCCTACTGGCACCAAGCTGGGCCGCATCATTTCAGAGGCTCCCGATGCCCGCGGTCGCTACCTTGCCCATCTGGCTGAGGTCGTCTCTGCGGATTTAAGCGGCATCAAGGTGGTGGTGGATGCTGCCAATGGCGCCGCTTCCAAGGTGGCACCGCAGGCCTATGAGGCCGCGGGCGCTGAGGTTATTGCCATCCACAACAAGCCTAATGCTTTCAATATCAATGAGGATTGCGGTTCTACCCATATTGAACAAACCCAGCAGGCAGTGGTGGAGCATGGCGCTCACTTGGGGTTGGCGCACGACGGTGATGCTGACCGCTGCCTGGCGGTAGACGCCCAGGGAAATGTTGTGGACGGGGACCAAATCATGGCCCTGCTGGCCGTGGGGATGAAGGAAGATAACGCCTTGCGCTATAACACCCTGGTGGCCACGGTGATGTCCAACCTGGGCCTCAAGCTGGCTATGGAGGAGCAGGGGATTACCGTCATTGAGGCCAATGTGGGGGACCGCTACGTGTTGGAAGAACTGGCAAAGGGCGATTTCTCCCTGGGTGGGGAGCAGTCCGGGCACGTGGTGTTGCCGGATGATTGCACCACTGGCGACGGCACCCTAACGGGCTTGTCCATCATGGCGCGCATGGCTAAAACGGGGAAGTCCCTGGCGGAGCTGGCTTCCGTAATGACGGTGCTGCCGCAGGTGCTGATTAATGTCCCCGTGCGGGATAAGGGCGCAATCATGGCAGACTCAGAGCTCAAGGCAGCAATTGCCGAGGCCGAAGCTGAACTGGGAGACTCCGGCCGGGTGCTGTTGCGGCCCTCCGGCACGGAGGAGTTGTTCCGCGTGATGGTGGAGGCCAAGAGCGAGGAGCACGCGCGCAAGGTGGCTGGCCGCCTGGCCGCAGTAGTCGCTTCGGTGTAGTCCGCTGCGTTGCCGACAGCGCCCCTCCTGGGGCCTGTAAAAAAGTTTTTCGGGTTTCGAGGGAACCTTTGGTGGTCAGTCGCAGTCCAATACAGGTGTAAGTCATTTCCCGGGCAGGGGGCTCGGGGAGGAAGTACACCACTGTGGCTTATTTATCACGTAGGAGGCTTCGATACCCGTGGCTGATGTATTTGTAGATGTCCCGCAGGCAACCACCGCGTTGCAGGGCGTGGTCAAAGAGATTGAGGGTGCCTTGGATGGGCACCAGGCGCAGCGTCCGGCTTTCCCCGCCCAGGCGGCTGGGAAGGGCTTTGCGGGCCATGCGCAGCGCTTGCAGGCAGCGTTTGAGCGTGTGCATTCGCGGGGCAGTCAGCGCTTTGTCCATGCCCGCGATACTGCCCAGGCTGCCATCGCGCAGTTGGATGCGGTAGCCCAAGGCGATGAGTTCTCCGCGCAGACCCTAGCTGGGGGCGACCATATTGGTGGCGGGGGCAGGCCATGAGCACCGTGGTTAGCAGCCGCTTGCACGAGTATGCGCAGGCCGTAGCCCATTTCCAGGCCGCAGCCAAGGGGGCCTATGCAGGCCCATCGCTGCCTTTCCCGTTATTGCAGCAAATGGTGGCTAATGCGGATGGGATTGACACTGCAGAGCTCGTCCGTGGCGCCACGGTGGCGGCGGGGAAGCAGCGCAGTAAGCACGCACCGCGGGGGTTCAAGGACTTCTTATTCAGCGTCGCTGTGGAAATCGGTGCAGGCGCTTTCCTGGATCACCTGCGGCGCCTGCAGGACCATAGCGATGAGGACGCAGATGCGCGCGAGAAGCTGGTGAAGGACACCGAGTGCTGTGCCCGGTCCATTGATGACATTGTGCATGTTTCTGACTCCGCCATCTTGGAAATCATCGCCGCCATCATTCCGATGTTGTCGTTGCTCACCCAGTTTCTCTACCGCATGCACCCGGTGGCAATGGCGCTGGTGCCGGCGATAGCGTTGGCGGGCGATCGCCTGATTGAGGCCGCCAACCGCGCCATTTCGAGCACCTGCCGCGACCGGGATGATTCCCTGGAGCAGTGCTACACCGCCCTGGAGGCGTGCTGCGAGCAGGCCTGTTCGACTGAGGTGCCCAAGGATGTGGCCAAGCCCGCACAGCCGGATTGCACTGCTACCTGTACCGCGCCTGCCCCGGAGGCTACAACGGCGCCAGCCGCTGCGTGCCCTGCACCGGAGACTCCTGCGTGCCCGCCCCCGGCCACCGCGCCTGCTGGCTCCAGCTCTAGCTTGCCGATGCCCCCGCAGTCACCCCAGGCACCCGCCTCGCCGGCACCAGTGTCCCAGGTGCCTGTGTCCCCGGCAGCGGCGAACCCAGCGCCGGTGCACCCGTCACCGGGAAGCTCCACGCCTGGAAGTTCGGTGCCTGGAAGTTCGGTGCCTGGAAGTTCGGTGCCTGGAAGTTCGGTGCCGGTGCACCCGACCCCTGTGCGTCCGGAGCAGCCCGCCACCTGCGGTTGTTCGCACTCGCACACGCCGAGCGAGCCTTGCACCAAGCCGCACGCTGTACAGCCACAACCCAAACCGGAACCACATCCACAGCCGGAACCGAAGCCGGAACCTCATCCTGAGCCAAAGTCGAATCAGCCCACGCCGAAGGTGTGCCACCCCGTGGAATGCCCACCGGCTGAAGCCACCCCCACGCCGACGCCAAAGCCAGATTCCTGTCCGTCAACGCCGCACACGTCGGTAGCCTGCGAACCAGCGGTGAGCTGCAGCGGTATCTTGGGTGCGGTAGGCATTGGGGTGGCCATAGTGGGCATCGGCGCTCTGATCGCGGCAGCGGTGGACTTCTTTAGCCACCTGGAGTTGCCAGACTTGACCCCGCCGGGCGCACCGGAACCCCCGGCGCCGCCAGCACCGGCGGCGCCAGAATCTGGCCCGGCGCCGCATCCCGCTGATGGGGTCATCACTCCTCCGGAGGAACTGGGCAAGGTCAAGGAGCCACCACCGCCAGCACAAAAGGTTGCTATGCAGGGGTCCGCTCCGGGCCCGGCACCCTCCGCTCCGGGGCCGGCAGCCTCTGCTGCGGGACCTGTACCGGCAGCGTCTGGGCCCGCACCGGCGGTGGAGTGCACGCCCACAGCAAGTGGGTCAGCTACATCGAGTGGATCTAGTCAACGAGCCCGGAAGGCAGGTCAGTGGTAATGGATTTTGAAGAATTTGCCCGCTCATTTCGCCAGCGAACGGCTAGCCGGCTCATTGAGTTCGAACACAGCCTGGCCAAAGCACAGGCTGACATAGAAAAAGCTGCGCGCGAAGCTCGGGCGCAGCAGGGGAGGAGCCAGGTGGGGCCGCAGGGGGCATCGGCAAGCCCTGGCAAGGAGGGCTACGGCCAGCAGGCGGCCTGCCACCCGCGCCAGCAAGTGGGGCAGTCGCGGCAGGTCAAGTCCGTGTTCCGGCGCGGTTAGCCGTCGTAGGCCAATAGGGCCTTCTTGCGGATGTCCTGGGCATCGGGCGACTTGACGCCCCTGCCGGAGGCATCTGCGGCGGCGAAGTCTGCGTACTTCTTCTCCCCGTCGAGCACATGAAGCAAAAAGCCCGTGAGCAAAGCGCGGG
Coding sequences within:
- a CDS encoding phytoene desaturase family protein codes for the protein MVSRRAVIVGSGPNGLSAAARLAVEGWDVEVYEASASLGGAASSTDDIFAGCTVDRGAACHPFGVASPAFRALGLECYGLEWAWAPYQVAHPLEGTEAALLSRSVGATAQLLGKDASAWCRLHRHVAESADAHLANLLAPVLRVPQHPAALLRFAPAAVLPASTLGQWAFSSPQARALLAGNAVHSISSPARPLTGAFGVLFGALGMSYGWPVARGGTQAISDALVRVIRAHGGRIHTGCLVEDVRELPGADALVLNLTLRQMRALKGLDIPQAATRRLGRWRYGTAAFKVDFLLKEPVPWRDARVGQAGTVHVGGTVEEMVHAEREAARGRLPRRPFVMVSQQYVADPTRGRVLWTYAHVPHGFVEAYQGQVWELIIDQIERFAPGFRDVIADWHEMSPAQLEAWNPNLVGGDIAGGAMTGLQALLRPGLALRPHRLGRGIYVASASTAPGAGVHGMAGWWAAQEVLRDAGEL
- the rplM gene encoding 50S ribosomal protein L13, with amino-acid sequence MSTFHPKSGDITRKWYVIDATDVVLGKLASTVADLLRGKHKPQFAPNVDCGDHVVIINAEKIHVSSNKREREMRYRHSGYPGGLKSMTLGQSLDANPVRVIEEAVRGMMPHNKLSNASVRKLHVFAGEEHPYAGQKPETFEFKQVAQ
- the rpsI gene encoding 30S ribosomal protein S9; this encodes MTEQNIDNNVADAADLAAAAAATEEFTNTIGDAIAPAASEETEVAAPAIHEGPIQTVGRRKRAIARVRMVAGTGVITINGREFDNYFPNKLHQQDILLPLTLLEREGQFDIKVTVSGGGPTGQAGALRLAIARALNIYNPGDRAALKKAGLLTRDARAVERKKAGLHKARRAPQYSKR
- the glmM gene encoding phosphoglucosamine mutase gives rise to the protein MTRLFGTDGVRGLANKKLTPILALKLGQAAAEVLTAHRESFERRPLAIIGRDPRVSGEMLDAAIASGLASRGVDVLRVGVLPTPAIAFLTDDYGAELGVMISASHNPMPDNGIKFFSSGGKKLPDSVEDEIQKAMEHLAEDGPTGTKLGRIISEAPDARGRYLAHLAEVVSADLSGIKVVVDAANGAASKVAPQAYEAAGAEVIAIHNKPNAFNINEDCGSTHIEQTQQAVVEHGAHLGLAHDGDADRCLAVDAQGNVVDGDQIMALLAVGMKEDNALRYNTLVATVMSNLGLKLAMEEQGITVIEANVGDRYVLEELAKGDFSLGGEQSGHVVLPDDCTTGDGTLTGLSIMARMAKTGKSLAELASVMTVLPQVLINVPVRDKGAIMADSELKAAIAEAEAELGDSGRVLLRPSGTEELFRVMVEAKSEEHARKVAGRLAAVVASV